The following are encoded in a window of Catharus ustulatus isolate bCatUst1 chromosome 12, bCatUst1.pri.v2, whole genome shotgun sequence genomic DNA:
- the TJP1 gene encoding tight junction protein ZO-1 isoform X5 has protein sequence MQRLERLCRWRRRGRGRDRGGDGKMKYQKYLTVLQMAIGVTASNRGSLMPLKRKLWVTPSSENPNGATCSVSQGKPSLRRIKGRIHRSKSLDSIDFCEFTSTTMEETAIWEQHTVTLHRAPGFGFGIAISGGRDNPHFQSGETSIVISDVLKGGPAEGLLQENDRVAMVNGVSMDNVEHAFAVQQLRKSGKNAKITIRRMKKIQIPVSRPDPEPVSENEDDSYDEEIRDPRSSRGGPSASRRHEKSWVRDRSASRERSLSPRSDRRSVTSNQPAKPTKVTLVKSRKNEEYGLRLASHIFVKEISQDSLAARDGNIQEGDVVLKINGTVTENMSLADAKTLIERSKGKLKMVVQRDERATLLNVPDLSDSIHSANASERDDISEIQSLASDHSNRSHDRPRRSRSRSPDQRSEPSDHSRHSPQQPSNGSHRSREDEKITKPGAVSTPVKNADDISKTVEEVTVERTEKQTPPLPEPKPVYAQGGQPDVDLPVSPSDGPLPNSTHEDGMLRPSMKLVKFRKGDSVGLRLAGGNDVGIFVAGVLEDSPAAKEGLEEGDQILRVNNVDFTNIIREEAVLFLLDLPKGEEVTILAQKKKDVYRRIVESDVGDSFYIRTHFEYEKESPYGLSFNKGEVFRVVDTLYNGKLGSWLAIRIGKNHKEVERGIIPNKNRAEQLASVQYTLPKTAGGDRADFWRFRGLRSSKRNLRKSREDLSAQPVQTKFPAYERVVLREAGFLRPVTIFGPIADVAREKLAREEPDIFQIAKSEPRDAGTDQRSSGIIRLHTIKQIIDRDKHALLDVTPNAVDRLNYAQWYPIVVFLNPDSKQGVKTMRMRLCPESRKSARKLYERAHKLRKNNHHLFTTTINLNSMNEGWYGALKEAIQQQQNQLVWVSEGKADGATSDDLDLHDDRLSYLSAPGSEYSMYSTDSRHTSDYEDTDTEGGAYTDQELDETLNDEVGTPPESAITRSSEPVREDSSGMHHETQTYPAYASQAQPQPNLRTDPSGFKATTTQPVYRKDPYINEEASRQNYILKQPAINHPVQRQERDPNLIYESQAQYAEKQPSRDYEQSTYRYDSTNYVDQFSRGYDPRLHYDDRVPPYEEHWTYYEEKQPYNQTRTAYENQPPRDLDSRQNLEESTERSYYPAQPRFEEPPAMSYDSRPRYEHAPKNFSLPQVRYEDQHTVGYDAHGRYKPEAQPYQSAISRSPEPKQYFDPHIRGYEQGPPQAYNAKAGQYEPSHSTSGVSLPPPPSSQTKPEVLPSNSKPLPAPPSLAEEEEDPAMKPQSVRSRVKIFERRRSPSLEKMKDVSDTTVKPPELAPKPALTSVSGPKPPSQSQYEHEKTTYRAPEPQRPQMKPPEDIVRSNHYDPEEDEEYYRKQLSYFDRRSFENKPSAQVPASHHSEPNKPIHSQNQLNFSNYSKGKPTDTDSMDRTVGEKRYEPIPQVTTPPPPAPSVQYTQPQSINSPVLSLPAHHKPALSEVNSVSDPPPLQNKSAIFRSSREDTVQSTFYPQKSFPDKGPVNGTEQVQKTVTPSYNRFSTKPYTSAARPFERKFESPKFNHNLLPNESQHKPELPSKSSNSPQPILKAHSSSQPSDFESGMDTYAVQVDKPKYQPNNVNAVPKAIPVSPTALEDEEEEDGHTVVATARGVFNSNGGVLSSIETGVSIIIPQGAIPEGIEQEIYFKVCRDNSILPPLDKEKGETLLSPLVMCGPHGLKFLKPVELRLPHCASMTPDGWSFALKSSDSSSGDPKTWQNKSLPGDPNYLVGANCVSVLIDHF, from the exons AGAAAATGACCGTGTTGCAATGGTTAATGGAGTTTCAATGGATAATGTCGAGCATGCATTTGCTGTTCAGCAACTGAGGAAAAGTGGGAAGAATGCCAAAATT ACTATCCGAAGGatgaagaaaattcagattcCAGTGTCTCGACCAGACCCTGAACCAGTGTCTGAAAACGAGGACGACAGCTATGATGAAGAAATCCGGGATCCAAGGAGCAGCCGTGGTggtcccagtgccagcaggaggCATGAGAAGAGCTGGGTCAGAGATCGCAGCGcaagcagggagaggagcttgTCTCCAAGGTCAGACAGGAGGTCTGTCACCTCCAACCAGCCTGCAAAACCCACCAAAGTCACACTGgtgaaatccaggaaaaatgaaG AGTATGGTCTGCGGTTGGCAAGTCACATATTTGTGAAAGAAATATCACAGGATAGCCTGGCAGCAAGAGATGGCAATATCCAGGAAGGAGATGTTGTTCTGAAG ATAAACGGCACAGTGACGGAAAATATGTCCTTAGCAGATGCCAAAACATTAATAGAAAGGTCAAAAGGCAAATTGAAGATGGTTGTTCAGCGAGATGAACGAGCCACACTGTTGAATGTCCCTGATCTTTCTGACAGTATTCATTCTGCTAATGCTTCAGAAAGAGATG acatttcagaaattcagtCGCTGGCATCAGATCATTCCAACCGATCACATGACAGGCCCCGCCGCAGTCGTTCACGATCTCCTGACCAGAGGTCAGAGCCTTCAGACCATTCCAGACATTctccacagcagcccagcaacGGCAG TCATCGAAGCAgagaagatgagaaaataaCTAAACCAGGAGCTGTCTCTACACCTGTAAAGAATGCAGATGATATTTCTAAAACTGTGGAAGAGGTGACAGttgaaagaactgaaaaacaaactccaCCACTCCCag AACCAAAGCCAGTGTATGCACAAGGAGGTCAGCCGGATGTGGATTTACCAGTCAGTCCATCTGATGGTCCTTTGCCCAATTCAACCCATGAAGATGGAATGCTTCG GCCAAGCATGAAACTGgtaaaattcagaaaaggaGATAGTGTTGGCTTGCGACTAGCAGGTGGCAATGATGTTGGCATATTTGTAGCTGGTGTTCTGGAAGACAGCCCTGCAGCAAAAGAAGGATTAGAGGAAGGGGACCAGATTCTCAGG GTAAATAATGTAGACTTCACAAATATCATCAGAGAAGAAGctgttctttttttgcttgATCTTCCTAAAGGCGAAGAAGTAACCATTttggcacagaagaaaaaagatg tttatCGTCGCATTGTTGAGTCTGATGTAGGGGATTCTTTCTATATCAGAACTCATTTTGAATATGAGAAGGAATCTCCTTATGGACTAAGTTTCAATAAAGGTGAAGTGTTCCGGGTGGTGGACACTCTCTACAATGGCAAACTGGGTTCCTGGCTGGCCATTCGAATTGGGAAGAATCATAAGGAAGTGGAAAGAGGTATCATACCTAACAAAAACAG AGCTGAGCAGCTGGCAAGTGTACAGTACACTCTTCCAAAGACAGCAGGAGGAGATCGAGCAGACTTTTGGAGATTCCGAGGCTTGCGGAGCTCAAAAAGAAATCTCcggaaaagcagagaagatcTTTCTGCCCAACCTGTTCAGACCAAGTTTCCTGCCTATGAAAGAGTTGTTCTTCGGGAAG CTGGGTTTCTCAGACCTGTAACCATTTTTGGTCCAATAGCTGATGTTGCACGGGAGAAACTTGCTAGAGAAGAACCAGATATCTTTCAAATTGCAA AAAGTGAACCAAGAGATGCTGGTACTGACCAACGTAGTTCTGGCATTATTCGTCTCCACACTATAAAGCAGATAATCGATAGA GACAAACATGCTTTATTAGATGTCACTCCCAATGCAGTGGACCGTCTGAATTATGCCCAGTGGTATCCAATTGTAGTGTTCCTAAATCCTGATTCTAAGCAGGGAGTAAAGACCATGAGAATGAGGTTGTGCCCAGAATCACGAAAAAGTGCCAGAAAGCTGTATGAAAGAGCTCACAAGCTCCGCAAAAATAATCACCATCTCTTCACAA CTACCATTAACTTGAATTCAATGAATGAAGGATGGTATGGAGCTCTTAAGGAAGCAATTCAGCAACAACAGAACCAACTAGTGTGGGTTTCAGAAGGAAAG GCAGACGGTGCTACAAGTGATGATCTTGATTTACACGATGACCGCCTTTCTTACCTCTCCGCTCCTGGCAGTGAGTATTCCATGtacagcacagacagcagacACACGTCTGACTATGAAGACACAGACACTGAAGGGGGTGCTTACACTGATCAAGAACTGGATGAAACTCTGAATGACGAGGTTGGGACTCCTCCTGAATCTGCTATTACACGCTCCTCTGAACCTGTTCGAGAGGATTCTTCTGGAATGCATCATGAGACTCAGACTTACCCTGCTTATGCATCTCAAGCTCAGCCACAGCCAAATCTCAGAACAGACCCTTCAGGATTTAAAGCAACTACTACCCAGCCG GTGTACCGAAAGGATCCATACATTAATGAAGAAGCATCCAGACAAAACTACATCTTAAAACAGCCAGCAATTAATCACCCAGTACAGAGACAGGAAAGAGACCCAAATCTGATCTATGAATCCCAGGCTCAGTATGCAGAAAAGCAACCGAGTAGGGATTATGAACAGTCAACATATAGGTATGACTCCACAAACTATGTAGATCAATTTTCTCGTGGTTATGACCCTCGCCTACATTATGATGACCGTGTGCCTCCCTATGAGGAGCACTGGACATACTATGAGGAGAAACAGCCCTATAATCAAACAAGAACAGCTTATGAAAACCAGCCTCCTAGGGATCTTGATTCCAGACAAAATCTAGAAGAGAGCACAGAACGCAGCTATTACCCAGCACAACCTCGTTTTGAGGAGCCCCCTGCAATGAGCTATGACAGCAGACCTCGCTATGAGCATGCACCCAAAAACTTCAGCTTACCACAAGTGCGATATGAAGATCAACACACGGTTGGATACGACGCCCACGGTCGATACAAACCAGAAGCTCAGCCATACCAGTCAGCCATATCTCGGTCTCCTGAGCCCAAGCAGTACTTTGATCCACACATAAGGGGCTATGAACAAGGTCCTCCTCAAGCTTATAATGCTAAAGCTGGACAATATGAGCCTTCTCATAGCACTTCAGgtgtttctcttcctcctcccccttcatcacaaaccaaaccagaagTTTTGCCTTCCAACAGTAAACCACTGCCTGCACCACCATCTCTAGCTGAGGAAGAAGAAGATCCAGCCATGAAACCACAGTCTGTGCGAAGTAGGGTTAAGATATTTGAAAGGAGAAGATCCCCATCtttggaaaaaatgaaggatGTGAGTGATACAACTGTCAAG CCTCCAGAACTAGCACCTAAGCCTGCACTCACAAGTGTGAGTGGTCCGAAACCACCTTCTCAAAGCCAGTATGAGCACGAGAAAACAACTTACAG GGCCCCAGAACCACAGAGACCTCAAATGAAGCCACCTGAAGATATTGTGCGTTCCAATCATTATGATcctgaggaagatgaggagtATTACCGGAAGCAGCTCTCCTACTTCGATCGCAGGAGTTTTGAAAATAAGCCATCGGCGCAGGTTCCTGCCAGCCATCACTCTGAGCCCAACAAACCAATACATTCACAGAATCAGCTCAATTTCAGCAATTATTCTAA GGGGAAACCAACTGATACTGACTCGATGGACAGAACTGTTGGTGAAAAACGCTATGAGCCAATCCCTCAAGTTAcaactcctcctcctcctgctccttccgTCCAGTACACACAGCCACAGTCAATTAATAGTCCTGTCCTGTCTCTCCCAGCACACCACAAGCCTGCACTTTCTGAAG TTAACTCTGTGTCTGATCCTCCTCCACTTCAGAATAAGTCAGCAATTTTCAGATCCTCTAGAGAGGACACTGTGCAGTCCACTTTTTACCCTCAAAAAAGCTTCCCTGACAAAGGCCCTGTGAATGGAACTGAGCAGGTTCAGAAAACAGTCACTCCTTCCTACAACCGCTTCTCAACCAAACCCTACACGAGTGCTGCACGGCCCTTTGAGCGCAAGTTTGAAAGCCCAAAATTCAACCACAATCTCTTGCCAAATGAATCTCAGCATAAACCAGAGTTGCCATCAAAATCTTCAAATTCTCCTCAACCAATTTTGAAAGCACATAGCTCATCGCAGCCTTCTGACTTTGAGAGTGGAATGGACACCTATGCTGTACAGGTCGACAAGCCTAAATATCAACCAAATAATGTTAATGCTGTGCCTAAAGCCATTCCTGTAAG CCCTACAGCActtgaggatgaggaggaggaagatggaCACACTGTTGTAGCCACAGCAAGAGGTGTATTTAACAGCAATGGTGGTGTATTGAGCTCCATAGAGACTGGAGTTAGTATTATTATACCACAAGGAGCCATTCCAGAAGGAATAGAgcaagaaatatatttcaaagtCTGCAGAGACAACAGTATACTTCCACCTTTGGATAAAGAGAAAG GTGAAACACTTCTTAGCCCCTTGGTAATGTGTGGGCCTCATGGACTAAAATTCCTGAAGCCAGTGGAGCTGCGCCTGCCACACTGTGCGTCTATGACCCCTGATGGTTGGTCTTTTGCTCTAAAATCCTCCGACTCCTCGTCGG gtgaccccaaaacctggcAGAACAAGTCTCTTCCCGGGGATCCAAACTATCTTGTTGGAGCAAACTGTGTCTCAGTCCTAATTGACCACTTCTAA